A stretch of the Neodiprion lecontei isolate iyNeoLeco1 chromosome 4, iyNeoLeco1.1, whole genome shotgun sequence genome encodes the following:
- the LOC124293913 gene encoding uncharacterized protein LOC124293913, producing the protein MSRTPCGKEGGESGSNNGSRKIRTRRSSRRRRKNTVKDRAKLLTVEGKAEITCCSNCGFESKRAFNVVRHYQRIHDPAKRKIECCGRTILTKGDYYQHCADNHPESRKSSIVSRKKYKITKRDRRHEEGQPALGGRKKGERGKKGVKKREEIDSENFLKPKEENCVTIFIEGDPSSPVHAKNLAEFLDNIDFESFKLP; encoded by the exons ATGAGCCGTACTCCGTGCGGTAAGGAGGGAGGCGAGAG CGGCAGCAATAACGGCAGCAGGAAAATAAGAACGCGAAGAAgcagcagaagaagaagaaaaaacacgGTTAAAGATCGTGCGAAACTGTTGACGGTGGAAGGAAAGGCGGAAATCACATGCTGCTCGAATTGCGGCTTCGAGAGCAAACGAGCCTTCAACGTCGTCAGGCATTATCAACGAATCCACGATCCTGctaagagaaaaattgagtgctgcg GTCGCACAATTCTGACGAAGGGCGACTACTATCAACACTGCGCTGACAATCATCCGGAATCGCGAAAATCTTCGATTGTgtcgaggaaaaaatacaagatAACGAAAAGAGATCGTCGACACGAGGAAGGACAGCCGGCCCTGGGGGGCAGGAAGAAAGGAGAGAGGGGAAAGAAAGGAGTAAAAAAGAGGGAGGAAAttgattcggaaaattttctcaaacctAAGGAGGAAAATTGTGTGACGATATTCATCGAGGGTGATCCTTCGTCTCCTGTACACGCAAAAAACCTTGCAGAATTTCTCGACAACATCGATTTCGAAAGTTTCAAGCTGCCCTGA